From the Solanum pennellii chromosome 4, SPENNV200 genome, one window contains:
- the LOC107017136 gene encoding uncharacterized protein LOC107017136: MVNPFICGSFHHQDDDDMAIFSPCSTPKRSKKSLSKSSNKNNPYSNRGLDKFSALLADLEDKKQRIYSEIAPDDISFVRFVFSNSNDAKPIIVKLKDKKSSKSCQEEKIESTNKQMTREVYEDCEERKAESAEKRVIKKSVSKWNSMKLENLKRPKFYLPLTIILILVFLAIYGRSFAIMCTSIGWYLIPTIRGGDSRSSISTRKPQTKKDYIRRFSEKSVVREEPISPTSVMNGPSGKYDHRKSWS, translated from the coding sequence ATGGTTAATCCATTTATTTGTGGATCTTTTCATCAtcaagatgatgatgatatggcaaTTTTTAGCCCATGTTCAACTCCAAAAAGATCAAAAAAAAGTTTATCTAAGTCTAGCAACAAAAATAATCCATATTCAAATAGAGGACTTGATAAATTCTCTGCCCTCTTAGCTGATCTTGAAGACAAGAAACAAAGAATTTATTCCGAAATTGCTCCTGATGATATCTCCTTCGTACGATTTGTTTTTTCGAATTCCAATGATGCTAAGCCTATTATTGTCAAATTGAAGGACAAGAAATCGTCAAAGAGTTgtcaagaagagaaaatagagtCTACGAATAAGCAAATGACTCGTGAAGTATACGAAGATTGTGAAGAAAGGAAAGCTGAGTCCGCGGAAAAGAGGGTAATAAAGAAGAGTGTTTCTAAGTGGAATTCAATGAAGTTGGAAAATTTGAAGAGGCCTAAGTTTTATTTGCCTTTGACTATAATATTGATATTGGTATTTTTGGCTATATATGGAAGGTCATTTGCAATAATGTGTACTTCAATTGGATGGTATTTGATTCCTACAATTAGAGGGGGAGATTCAAGATCAAGTATAAGTACAAGAAAACCACAAACGAAGAAGGATTATATAAGAAGATTTAGTGAAAAAAGTGTTGTTAGAGAAGAACCAATTTCACCAACAAGTGTTATGAATGGACCAAGTGGTAAATATGACCATAGGAAAAGTTGGTCATGA